TCCTAGTCTTAGTCTTTTTAGGagttttaattgctttttatttttttaagtgctcACAGATTAAGCTAACACTTCCTACTCATACCCTTCTCAGAAACCATGTGTCCAGTCGTTTCTTCTGGGAAACTAGGCTTGGAGAACCCAGAACATATTAATGGTCCCTAGTTACAGGATCTGTGGATTCCAGCCACTGGTGCAACAGAGGAGGTGACACTGAATGTCTTAGCAAAAGACTCCAAGACCAGCTGCAAGAAATATAATCATTGAGTATCATAGATGAAGAGGCAGCTGATGGAAGGAATCCATGCttcaaaagggaagagaaggggaacaCAATGTTCAGGGAGAAGACTGTGGGAATAGAGTCACTCTATGAGCAAATCCTTGTTATTGTTTGTGTTTCATCCTCTAAGAATACCATGATTTCagggatgatgccatgacaagcacatgaactggatttgagtgaggaggtactgggctaaatcatcagcctcactttctcctccagagccaaatgggtccagtggtcagatatgaatcaggacaatgcagatggtcctggatgggaggcaatcagggttaggtgacttatccaaggtcctCCAGCTAGCAAACAtgagaggtcatatttgaactcaggggttcctaactccagggcagacACTCTGTACCACCTGTTTGCTCCTTGGAACATAATGAGTTACTTTTCTTCCTGtacctctcttctctcctgaTCCAGCTTATGCTTTCCAAGCTTGGAcactgattatttttttccacatGGACACTGAACTTGCCTCAGTGACTAGTGCCTCTACAGGATTCAGGCAAGCCACCCTTTCAGAATCCTGTGTCTGGCAATCGAAACCCTCCACACCTGCCAGCAGTCTACCTTTCcaaatttatatcatattatcCCCCTCTCCATAAACTACACCCTAGTCATTTTGGACAATTGTTGGACCCCTAATATGCATTTCCTTCTAGTACCTTAATTCATAGTTAGCTCTCAGACTGGTATAATTTCTTCTGTGCATCTTTAAATTACTGAATTTCTACTTCTCCTTCAAAGCAgggcttgtgtgtgtgtgtgtgtgtgtgtgtgtgtatgcatgcccTATCAACTTCTCAGactgtataaatatatagataactagATAGATTGAGATATTTATATATCAAATGTAAAAGGAAGCCAATTAGGTTGAAATAgcaacaaatattaaaataaacaagTTCATAAAACTCAAACTAAGAACTCTTGTTCTAAAAccagttcaaattctagctcttcCCAAAAAATTCCCTGATTATTCCTGTTTGATTCAGATTTACCACTATAGAACTTATACTTCTCTTTGCTCTGTCCCTCTTCATGTAACTATGATAGAATTTCCTAATTTTATGACCAGCAGATATCTTCTCCCCTACTGAATTATTATTTCCTTGAGGGTAAGAATCATAATTTATCTAAACTTTATATTCCATCTTCCAGGGTGGTGAATATAATAGGGTTTTTCTGTGGGGAAGGAGGTGCTTTGttttgggggtggtggtgaggcaatcgaggttaagtgacttgcccagggtcatgcagctaataaggggggggggaagtgtttgactctggatttaaactcaggtcctcctgactccagggtgatgCACCacaattcttaataaatatttcatggtAGTGGTGGTATTACTGTTTCCATCTTGAGCATATTATGGAAGATATGTTTCCACACAGGTAGATATTATTGATAGAGTCCCTTTCTGCATCTCCATAAAGTTTCTATAACAAAGGAGatgtttcttcttcctcacctttCCAAGTGGTGTAGGTACATACAATTGGCTTTACCTTTGTTAAATCAAAGTGATATATTAAATTGCTCCATgtcaggaggagggaggagggaagggaggaaaaaaatgtggaatcaaaaccttacaaaaaagatctgtcattgggaaaataaattaatatttttaaaaatttgtgaaaAAACAAGGTAAATCGatcatatctattttatatacatttataaatacatttattatctctcctaacaagcatcttgagggcaggggctgttttaCTTCtgtgaaacaaaaaaacaaaacaaaaaacagtggTTGACTGTATTCACTTGGTcaaactagtatttattaagctcttactttGCTATGACTGAGtatcaaaaatacaaagaatgcaGAGAAAAACTTAAGATTCTACAGGAGGGGTAAGAGGCAGACAGCAACAAGGCTTGGCACAACATGGGCTTCTTGAAAGTCCTGGTTAATTGACTGAACCTGCCTCTCTTAAAGGACCAGTCCCAGGGATGGGGAGCTCTCATTGCCTCTGGTTGAAGACCTTATCCATGCCCAAAGAGGACCATGTTTGGCCATGTGAGTTGTGTTGTTTTGATGTGTCCCTGGCTGTCATGCCTCTGGGGTGGCAGACAGAAGATGATCTGCCCTTGTTTTCACCCATCCAGCTAAATCAGAACTccaactattttaaaaagaaaacttccctTTGGGTGTTTGCAGTGGGGTGGGTGGAGTGGCAGGAAAGGGGGCTTACCAAAGCAAGGCCACAGTTCAGAGGTCAGAGCTCTTTTTCCTGAAAGAGACAAATAGCCCCAGaaacctttttttgtttctttttctaagaataaTAGGATGCTACAAGGAGGAGGGACAGCGTCTCTATGGCTGCTGGTCCTTGAGGCAACAGAGGAAACCGGTGGCCACAGGAGTCTGGCTAATGAGCAGGTTATACAATATTCATTGTGCTAAGTTTAATTCTTCAAACAAAACCATCTAATTgcaaaaagaggaggggaaagaactAAATTACAGATGTTAAGAAAACAAGTCTGCCCTGTTGATGAAGCTAATTCCACATCCTGGTGAACCCTAGCTAGGTGTCATTGCCTTGGTTCCCCCCAAGCAGATCAGGGTCATTCCGAGGAGCAGGGCTCTGACTAGGCCACAGCAGAGCCAGAGAAGGTGCTGGGGGCTTGGGTTTCAGACTGCAGTTCTCTTGGCTCCACCACTGGGGGGGATCCAGTTGTATTCGGCTTGAACCAACATGACGCTGTTCTCCCGAATCTTTCTGAAGTGCATTCTTTCTCCACTGTCCGTCATTGCAATGATGTCCCTGGTGGGTTCACCAAAAGACACCTCGGTTCTCTGGCGGCAGTACCACTTATGGAGGCGATGCAGAGCAGCGGCCAAGGCCATCCCAAGTGTGACTGAAAGGCAGAGGAGGATACCCAGTTGGGTGGGCACAAGCCCAGTCCTTGGAGGGGGCCCATCTTTCTTTAGCCCAGCACCTAGAGTCGGGAGCTCTAGGTGGACCATCAGGGGGAGTCCAGTGCCTTCCCCTCCATCACCTTCTTCTCTGGGATTCAGGGACTCAGACTGAAACCCAGAGAGCCCTAGAGCCAACGTCCTTGTGATAACAGAAGCGGCACTGGCAGGCCCACCACTGCTCTGAGCCTCGTCTTTGGTGTCCCCCATGACGAGCCGGGAATAGGAGAGATGACCAGGGAAAGGTGCTCCCAGGGAAGAGGGGGGGCTGACCAGAGTCAGGTTGGGTGCCTCAGGCCTCTCCTTTAAAAGCaaaccagaaagaaatagaaagaaggaagcaaacaGGGTCAGTAGACTCATGATCCCAGGCCTGGAACCTCTCTGACATTTTCAAGAAACCCCCATTATGCCGCTGTCAAACTCTCCCATCTCAAGTTCTAAATGTTCTGAGCGCTCCCCACTGAAGGACGGCCTCTGAAAACCCCAGTCCCCCGCTCGGTAGCTCCGAGCAAAGTGCTTGGGTCGACAGATGCGCAGTTGTTATTGATGGCAGTGGTGTGGCTAATGGTGGCCCCACTGAGGCTTCGGGGGTCAGAATGAGGTCGAAAGTCGGGGTTCTTTAAGAGCCTTCCAAACAAATATGCTCTGCCCAAAGCCGTTTGAAAGCTTTTAGCATGTCTTTCCATGCCAGGACCCCATGCAAAAGGGACCATTTAATCTTACTGTAGTTTCTGATAAATTTGAGTGAGAATATTatatcatgttttattttatgctacTTCAAAGACTTCAAAGGAATAGTAAATCAGTGggcatgtatattttatattgtccattGATCTAACCTCGGGGACTGTATGTGGTTTTTTGAGGCCAGTGTTATGAAGAGTGGCTGAGTGGAGAAATTACTAACTGAGGCTAAGTGGGAAAACAAATCACTAAACCCATCAATTTCCACAATTGCCGATAACTTCAGAGACACTCCATGTAATGGAGAGGCTGGTATTGATTGGGAGAAAAACCTTATGGGTTCATTGTCCCCTTCTTTCTCTGACTTTGGTTTAAGTCTGATGATtacccttccccctttcttcatCACCATCCCCCCAGCCTAGAATCCCTGACTCTGTGGCCAAAAATACAAGAAGGTCCTCCTTACCTGTGCACCTCCATCACAATGAAAGCAGGGCATTGCAGTACCTGAATCTGAGCCGGAGCTGCCTTGTATCCTAAACAGGAGAAGAAGAGGGTTGAGAGGCTTCTAGAATAATCCGTCTACCCTTCCTACCAGGGTCTGGTGcccttttaaaatcaaattctttAGGATTGGCCTTTATAACACTATTTTGGAAGAGTAAAGCAGCAGAGAGAGAACAGGATCATGACCCAGTGATTAAAGAATTGTCAAGACTTGCCCCAGATACaaattggctgtgtgaccttggacatgtcacttaacttcccaAGAAACTCTCTAAGATAAGTTGCACAATCAGAGACAgttattgggctgtctgcaatggagaacatcatctgtattcagataaataaccgtggagtttgaacaaagttcaaggactattccctttaatttagggaaaaaaacctgatatcttattgtctgatcttgttatctcttatactttatgtttcttccttaaggatgatttctctctcatggaaacaatgtaaagactgacaaattgctttctgtggggggggaagtaagattgggagaaaaattgtaaaactcaaaataaataaaatctttaattataaaaaaaggatgTGCTAAATGAAGTGATTGTGGGAGTTGAACAGAATGATACTTTCTAACACTGTTCATtatgtgcacacatatacataatcaataaatattttatgttaattaaaaaaaaagaagataagttGCAGAAGTCCATGGGAAGAAAGAGATTTTTCAGTGGGAGatcctgaaataattttttaggaACCAAATGAAACCTATATTTATTGAAATCAGCTAAATACCACATCTCTATCTAGGAAATAAATTCAGTCTGAGTCAGTATGCAGTTCTCCACAGTAGTTACTAAGCCACTTagcatatttcttcatttaaataatGAAGGGGTTTGATTAGTTAATCTGATCATACCAGCATACATTTAAAGATTGAAGACAGAGACTTTAGAGGTGATttaatccaactctctcattttagagatgaggaaaacaaagtgcAGAGAAACCTGACCAAGGGTTACATAGGTATGAGAGAAATAAgtatttctcttttgtatttataaCTAATTATTGAATTAGATTGAAGGTTTTTTCCcgttttctacttcctcatccagaAGTCAACTAGTGTGGGAAATTTCTCTCAAAGACTTACCCAGCCAGGATGCCTAAGATGTAATCaaagacagtaaaagaaattctaagtttagaCTAATGAGTGCATTCCTGCTCATTGTGTTTGCTCAGGCTGGTCTGGGAAAATGTTGATTTTTGTCAGGTGATATGGAAGTCGATAAgtctctttgaccaagatttgAGTAATCCAAGTCAGGTGCCCCAAGACTCTCATTGTAATGTAGCCCAGCCTCTCATTATACTgttcattttcttattaattgCTAACCAGAGTTGATTACCGCCCTCAGGAACACCTACTCTTCTTTGGGCACATATATTGTGAGCCTACCCCTGCCAGGAAACTTTGATCAAGAGAGTTGGCCAAATAgccatccttttattaaaaaacatgttggcattattaataaaatgattaaatcatCAAGAAGCTATCCCTTGAACTTTTTAAATGCACAGGTGGTAAATAAATggacctgaatttgaacttaaactttctgattccaaaggTACCTTTCTTGCAAAGACTATATCATCTCAATCAGAGTATTTTAATcttatgtatttgtatgtgtccTGCACCTGAATGGTAGTTGAGTGTAGCCTAAAAATCCtaagaagtgtttttaaatcattgaagGGAATGcaaaatttcagttagaagtgagggaaaataaagatgtcatttttgtttcccatccaagttcacagaccctCATTTAGAACATTTGAGCtatagggaagggaagggagaagaaatggaatttagaactcaaaaatttttttaagtgtttaaaaattgttttaacatgtaattaaagaaaaatgaaatagtaacaaaaaaagaggaaataaaagaatgcCCAAATTAGAACCTTAGATAGCACTCTTGAACAGGAGAGTAAATGTGGAGGAAAAAGTTCTAGATTTGAATTTTGCCTTTTCCTTAATTCTTTAGTGGCATTGAACAAACCCTGTAAACAGTCTGGGTCTCAGcttctttttatctctaaaatgaggggcttgaatTAGATCATTTCTAGGGTCCTGTCCAGTTTCAAATCCTATGATAACCTATTTTACCCGAATGAAGGAACAGCCTGGAGGCTTTCCTGCTGCACTCCTGGGATTTCCTCAGCTCTATTACCCAATGCCCCAGTACCTGCTGTGATGTCCTCCTGGCTACTAGTCCCATACCTGttgtgcctggagtcaggatccTCCAACGGGAAGTGGCCCAAGCTTAATGCTCTCTCCAGCCCTTGGACATCAAGTGATGGTTCTAAGGTTTGGTCACTGCCTCTGGGAGGGCGATCCCAGTTCGGTTGCCTGCTGTGGTCGTTGCTATTGGTCTCTGCTAACAACGGAGAGGGTTTCAAAAGATTCAAGTCACTTCCAGGAACTTCTGAGGTCAGGCCTCCAAGGTCAGGCTCCATGGGGTCTGTGCCTGAGGTTCCAGTTGGGCCAAGAACAGCAGACTCTGGCCTAGAACCTGAGGAAATAGAGCCTGCAGAACACAGCAGATGAGAGCAAGGCCATTGTCTTTGAACAGCAAGCACATTACAAAACAAAGCCCTGGATTTTGAAccgttgttcagttgtttttcagttgtgggACTCCTTGTGACCCCTTTTGgcaagatactggggtggtttgccatttccttctccagatcattttgcagatgagaaataGTCACAGTTGGTAGGTGTCTAGAGCCATATTTgaaagtgagtcttcctgactccagtcccagaacTTTATCACTGTATTTTtcagatggtttttttttttggttgttgttgctttttttaaggcaaagggggttaagtgacttgcccagggtcatacaattagtaagtgtcaaatatctgagctgaatttgaactcaggtcctcctgactcagtaGATCTAAAATCCAAGCTTAGCTGCACCCAGCCAGACATGCCACATGTGCCACTTATAGcggattgtttgctgccatggggaaggggaagggaagggagggtggcagaaaaatgtggaacttgcAAAAGGTATCATTGTTAAAAACTCTTTTGAAtgaaattgcaaaaaataaaataaaagctttgttaATCTGCCCCCAAAACAGGAAATGACAAGAGAACTTGAAATGATTAGCTGGTTCATTCTTCACCAAAAAACCAATCTGTTCAAtcatctctatctgtctctctatctttctatctctatctctgtctttctatctctgtctatctatctatctgtttatctcAGGTGAAAATACACCCCTCCTTCATGTTTTAAATGCTCCAGTTTTCTACTTGATGTTTTTAGAGCCACAATTAGAGCTGGCATTAATTTAGTGTTttgtaatttgcttttttaaatataatttttcacttgatcctcataacaatatTGTGATATAGTTATCAAGTGTAACCAATAAAAGTTACTATGATCTTCATACTTTcttaacagagaaggaaaatgaagctcCAAGAGTGGAACAAACTTTCTTGGTTACATAACTAgcaaataggagagaaaagattCAAAACCAAGTTATCTGATTTCTTCACCCCCACCTAGCATAAACCAGAGCAGTGTCCAGACAGACATCTGctgagaggaaaagaatttgcaaatcttaaagcaccataGAAATGTGATTTGTTACtactatttttgttgttattactaAAGCCAGTTATAGATATTAGGTCTTCCTAAGAGGCCTAAAGGAAAAGCCATTAAGGGTAGGCTATTCCAATTTATCAACATCAAAAACCCATCTGTCCATTAACAGAAGGCCCAATGTGAGCAATGAAGTAATCAGTTTCCTAAGTTTCTTTAGAGGCCAAATGACTGGCACCACTCAGATTTTGTTACTCGTCATGATTGCAAATCAGAACATATGGAAATCAAAGTGGTTGCTTGGCTCTCTCTGGCTGTATCAGGCCTGGAAACTGCATTGACTCCAATTTGAAAATAGCAGCATTCAAGGACCCAAGGATCCCCGCTGAAGCTTAGGCTTCTGTTGTCATATTGCTGGCAATTAGACCAGCCAGAGCAGGATTAGGGAGTTGGACACAAATTCCAACCGGGTACTTGTTTGTTGCCCAACAAGAGTGGGTAGagcatcaagaaaaataagaaaatagaaaaaagaactatGAGTTTGTGTTATGTAGCATGTGATTGGCTGAAATTTGTCTTTATCTCaatatgttttaatttaaaaaaacaaaaccaactatGATAATGGAGGAGAGGAGGTCGCTGGAATAAAAGTTGCCAAAAGAAGCAACATAGACATATAGAATACTATTGAAATGCTGACCAGTGGAAAAGGCTAGTCTGGACTCTAGTTAATTAAATATGACCTACTCTGCCTAACAAACTATCTGACCAACTAAGACTGTTTGTTCTGTTTTGGCTGACTGAATTGACCAGATAGACTAAGTTGGGCAATGAATGAGGACCTGGCTTCCACAAATACATTActgaattttcaaaatattaatcatttaactttttgtagtagcaaaaaactATAATAGTCTGTTAAGTTtctgttagactagctgctcaggaagtatTAGGTTCCTGccggctagcttatccttacccaggtgaatgttgaaggggcaggagacaagactggaaagttctccaagttctctaagatctccatttattaaatcaaatacaagtgcttaaatatcctccccagtctctGGTACACTCCCAATTCCCGTggcactctccaatcaaccagtaaaacaatGCTCCCATGCTCAAGAATgccaggtgatgaaagtttacagtactctcacatacaacagtcccttacagtAGTCTGGGcaatttgtaaaatgtgaatggaatagaATATTGAAGACtatagagaaaaatgggaagtgataaactgattcaaagtgaaatggaagggaaggaggaaatttgCATAATGATTACAATTataaagttggaaaaaatgaaggaaaaaattcagactGAGTGTTggaaaattataatgaccaagttggatcccaaagaaaagatataagaatTCTCCTTCAGAGAAGAAGGGAAATATGGGTATAGAATAGTGCAAATAATGAAGAATTTGGTTACTGAATGTTTTAGTTTTACTGGGGTagtttcataaaaagaaaaaagttaatagtTTTGAATGAATTATTGTGGTTCAATAGCCTGGGGCTAGTTGATGAGATGCAATTATGATTTTAAGACATAAATTTATCTgtgtaaataattataattagtaATATTAAGTGTTGATAATGTGCTGTGCAGTCTCTTCTTCAACAGAGAGCTGGACTTGGAAGCAGAGGTTCTGGGTCCAAGCCCTGGCTTTGTTACTTATCACCTGTGTTAACTACTCTGCATCTCAAGTTTCTCATTTGTAGATGGaggggattagattagatgacttctaaggttccttctttcttgttctaaatctatgaatttatGAAGATATGGCTCAAGGGACATTGTTTTCCCCATGCAATCATATCAAAGATCTGTTTGGTGAAATCCTTTACAGCAATTGGTTttgaattggaaaatttgaggGGACAAGAGGGACAATGCCATGTGGAAGACAGACTAGCATAGTGAAGAAAGTGTAGTTCCAGAGTCAGAAGAGCTAGGATCTAGTGCTGGCTCACTACTTACCAACTCTCATTTGGGGAAATTCCCTGAAACTGAGCCTCGTtttgctcatctgcaaaatgaggggattagattaGGTTATTGAGTCCAACTAGATTATCCTAATCActagaatgtgtgtgtgtgtgtgtgtgtgtgtgtccatttgTCGATATACACATACCCACAAgatcttttcaactctaaatctaagatccagtactttttattttgcctttaaaaataaacattttttcaattaataaaaccTAGCAAATTgtcaaaaaatctattttctttcccttctacctggggggggggggagggagatggagaagaaaaagaaaaacaaaactcttagaccaaatatgcataatcaagcaaaaaaaaaatctcacattgGCCATGTCCCAAAGTATGTCTCAATCTTCACCCTGAGTCCATCACCTCTGGGTCAGGAGGTAGGTTATATAACCTATCTTAAGTCCTTTGGAAGGATAATTGGTCATTATGTTGATGAGAGTTCTTAAGACTAtgaagttgtttgtctttatgaGGTTGTCACTATTTTATAAACTTCTGTCCTGATAACAACTATTTTTAATCAtaatatttcctctatttttccccCCAGAGGCTCTAGAACAGTCACCCAGTGAGCTTGGATACCGCATGGCTGTGCTTCAACCTAAGAACTACTCTATGAGCTACCTGACTTCTGAAGGGGTTGTAACTCTTTCAGTACTCACGTCCATAGTGGAATATACAATTCTCcagattatttgtttttttttattgaattctgaCATCTagtacagtttcttttttttaactcatagTCAATGGTTAATTGCCTatggaaaaaacaggaaaattattCACTGGATAAGGGGGAAgaatctttctttccatttttcccattttccctttatttttactcTGAGCAGCTTCAGGATGCTAAGGGAACTAACCATGTCTTCTCTATATGGTTCAGATGTTGAAGCTTTTTCACAAGGCTTCTCTGACCCTCCAACCTGGAGCCTGACTGGGAATTTGTTTGGCAGAAGCCAACAAATCATGTTTGCCTGGCACAGGTC
The Macrotis lagotis isolate mMagLag1 chromosome 3, bilby.v1.9.chrom.fasta, whole genome shotgun sequence genome window above contains:
- the REELD1 gene encoding reelin domain-containing protein 1 isoform X1 codes for the protein MLQVKDKMKIQIAIIGWACATFCLVSCTDAFSHGASFVACVDMKPRHIRAQLQNPRNNYITIYTNMSSYSPGDKVPVTVRSRGDFMGFLLQARKVSNDQIVGTFVLIPSGSRLMSCFEEANTVTHSDKSPKRNLSFVWKAPEQPIGDIKFFLSVVQSYFIYWERIESTVVSQQTQNRTLSDGNMEPAASLQKPNSLEVTTTGSISSGSRPESAVLGPTGTSGTDPMEPDLGGLTSEVPGSDLNLLKPSPLLAETNSNDHSRQPNWDRPPRGSDQTLEPSLDVQGLERALSLGHFPLEDPDSRHNRIQGSSGSDSGTAMPCFHCDGGAQERPEAPNLTLVSPPSSLGAPFPGHLSYSRLVMGDTKDEAQSSGGPASAASVITRTLALGLSGFQSESLNPREEGDGGEGTGLPLMVHLELPTLGAGLKKDGPPPRTGLVPTQLGILLCLSVTLGMALAAALHRLHKWYCRQRTEVSFGEPTRDIIAMTDSGERMHFRKIRENSVMLVQAEYNWIPPSGGAKRTAV
- the REELD1 gene encoding reelin domain-containing protein 1 isoform X2, giving the protein MKIQIAIIGWACATFCLVSCTDAFSHGASFVACVDMKPRHIRAQLQNPRNNYITIYTNMSSYSPGDKVPVTVRSRGDFMGFLLQARKVSNDQIVGTFVLIPSGSRLMSCFEEANTVTHSDKSPKRNLSFVWKAPEQPIGDIKFFLSVVQSYFIYWERIESTVVSQQTQNRTLSDGNMEPAASLQKPNSLEVTTTGSISSGSRPESAVLGPTGTSGTDPMEPDLGGLTSEVPGSDLNLLKPSPLLAETNSNDHSRQPNWDRPPRGSDQTLEPSLDVQGLERALSLGHFPLEDPDSRHNRIQGSSGSDSGTAMPCFHCDGGAQERPEAPNLTLVSPPSSLGAPFPGHLSYSRLVMGDTKDEAQSSGGPASAASVITRTLALGLSGFQSESLNPREEGDGGEGTGLPLMVHLELPTLGAGLKKDGPPPRTGLVPTQLGILLCLSVTLGMALAAALHRLHKWYCRQRTEVSFGEPTRDIIAMTDSGERMHFRKIRENSVMLVQAEYNWIPPSGGAKRTAV